The following are encoded together in the Streptomyces flavofungini genome:
- a CDS encoding SPFH domain-containing protein, with product MSTTTQRPPESGEGPGPAGRSPRLIHSEATTEIPVHLLFRDDPQDMAAASGTTGVPLGPAVVRRGAVLSGGTRGAGRAGGAGRAGGAGDAGQQGQPGRAGSAGRAGQAARTGQGGRAAVAPVPPAPCVPQFDAGLAERRGRVLPGAVGVFGGGVGAAGCALALWWAGVLPEPVVDLVAPAGDLRGGGAAGISVGQWAALAGSGALALFGFGGLARGRVGGAWVLSLFGRYRGSVRRTGLLWVNPLLLRRRVDVRLRHWRSEPMAAVDRSGVALRVVVLVVWRVKDTARATLAVADHQEYLRECVEATTARVLSKLPADAFHDDAPTLRDAEAVGEALTAALAAQAEPVGVEIFSVQPTRIEYAPEVAAAMHRHRIAALDARHRDSLLTSVVDSVEDTVTRLTTRGLVELDDYERRALVKDLTVAFCTGRGDSA from the coding sequence ATGAGTACGACGACGCAGCGGCCGCCGGAATCCGGTGAGGGGCCCGGACCGGCAGGACGCTCGCCGCGCCTGATCCACAGCGAGGCCACCACGGAGATCCCCGTCCACCTGCTCTTCCGCGACGACCCCCAGGACATGGCGGCGGCGTCCGGCACGACGGGCGTACCGCTCGGTCCCGCGGTGGTGCGGCGCGGGGCCGTGCTCTCCGGTGGGACGCGGGGCGCGGGGCGGGCTGGTGGGGCCGGGCGCGCGGGTGGCGCGGGCGATGCCGGGCAGCAGGGGCAGCCGGGACGTGCGGGGAGCGCAGGCCGTGCGGGGCAGGCGGCGCGGACGGGGCAAGGGGGGCGGGCGGCGGTGGCGCCGGTGCCGCCCGCGCCCTGCGTGCCGCAGTTCGACGCCGGGCTCGCCGAGCGCCGGGGCCGGGTGCTGCCCGGGGCGGTCGGCGTGTTCGGCGGGGGCGTCGGCGCGGCCGGGTGCGCGCTCGCGCTGTGGTGGGCGGGGGTGCTGCCGGAGCCGGTGGTGGACCTGGTGGCACCGGCCGGTGACCTCCGGGGCGGTGGCGCGGCCGGGATCTCCGTCGGGCAGTGGGCCGCGCTCGCCGGGTCGGGGGCGCTGGCGCTCTTCGGGTTCGGCGGGCTCGCGCGGGGGCGGGTCGGCGGGGCGTGGGTGCTCTCGCTGTTCGGCAGGTACCGGGGGAGCGTGCGGCGCACCGGGCTGCTGTGGGTGAACCCGCTGCTGTTGCGCCGCCGCGTCGACGTACGGCTGCGGCACTGGCGCAGCGAGCCGATGGCGGCCGTGGACCGCTCCGGGGTCGCGCTGCGCGTGGTGGTGCTCGTGGTGTGGCGGGTCAAGGACACCGCACGGGCCACGCTCGCTGTCGCCGACCACCAGGAGTACCTGCGGGAGTGCGTGGAGGCGACCACCGCGCGGGTGCTCTCGAAGCTGCCCGCCGACGCCTTCCACGACGACGCGCCGACCCTGCGGGACGCGGAGGCGGTCGGCGAGGCCCTGACGGCGGCGCTCGCCGCGCAGGCGGAGCCGGTGGGCGTGGAGATCTTCTCGGTGCAGCCGACGCGCATCGAGTACGCGCCCGAGGTCGCCGCCGCCATGCACCGCCACCGGATCGCCGCACTCGACGCCCGGCACCGCGACAGTCTGCTCACGTCGGTGGTGGACTCCGTGGAGGACACGGTGACCCGGCTGACCACGCGGGGCCTGGTCGAGCTCGACGACTACGAGCGCAGGGCGCTGGTGAAGGACCTGACGGTGGCGTTCTGCACGGGGCGCGGCGACAGCGCCTGA
- a CDS encoding nucleoside/nucleotide kinase family protein, which yields MNSTTSLTTLAADAWKLTERGPRVVLGLAGPPGAGKSTLARALVAEIGAGAAYLPLDGFHLSNVQLERLGLTSRKGSEPSFDARGYVALLRRVLDDTAADVYVPDYDRTLHEPVAARHRVAPAARLVVTEGNYLACDLPDWRAARELMGACWYVDAPADVRQERLVERQLTGGREPGAARAWVAENDVPNGELVAASRGRCDRILSTIGMDMFNYSQ from the coding sequence ATGAACTCCACGACGAGCCTGACGACCCTCGCGGCGGACGCCTGGAAGCTGACCGAGCGCGGACCGCGCGTCGTGCTCGGCCTCGCCGGGCCGCCCGGCGCCGGGAAGTCCACGCTGGCCCGCGCGCTGGTCGCGGAGATCGGCGCGGGCGCCGCCTATCTGCCCCTCGACGGCTTCCACCTGTCGAACGTCCAGCTGGAGCGCCTCGGCCTGACCTCCCGCAAGGGCTCGGAGCCGAGCTTCGACGCGCGCGGGTACGTCGCCCTGCTCCGCCGGGTCCTCGACGACACCGCCGCCGACGTCTACGTACCCGATTACGACCGCACCCTGCACGAGCCCGTCGCCGCCCGGCACCGGGTCGCGCCCGCAGCCCGGCTCGTCGTCACCGAGGGCAACTACCTGGCCTGCGACCTGCCGGACTGGCGGGCGGCGCGGGAGCTGATGGGGGCGTGCTGGTACGTCGACGCCCCTGCGGACGTGCGCCAGGAGCGTCTGGTGGAGCGGCAGTTGACGGGCGGGCGGGAGCCGGGCGCGGCGCGCGCGTGGGTGGCGGAGAACGACGTTCCGAACGGTGAACTCGTGGCTGCCTCGCGCGGTCGGTGCGACCGGATCCTCTCCACGATTGGTATGGACATGTTCAACTACTCGCAATAA
- a CDS encoding lytic polysaccharide monooxygenase auxiliary activity family 9 protein: protein MRKKISAAMLGMATVGAFVLSTGGASSHGYTDLPASRQINCAKGVVTGCGAIQYEPQSVEGPKGFPAAGPADGKICSAGIAGFSSLDKATKPGGGAWPTTKVSAGQNYSFRWQFTARHRTTDFKYYITKQGWNEGQPVTRAALDTQPFLNVPYGGQQPPATLSHSGTIPGGRSGHHVIVAVWTVHDTGNAFYACSDVQF from the coding sequence ATGCGAAAGAAGATTTCCGCGGCCATGCTCGGGATGGCGACGGTGGGAGCGTTCGTGCTCTCGACCGGCGGCGCCAGCAGCCATGGCTACACCGACCTGCCAGCAAGCCGTCAGATCAACTGCGCGAAGGGCGTAGTGACCGGCTGTGGCGCCATCCAGTACGAGCCGCAGAGCGTCGAGGGCCCCAAGGGCTTCCCGGCGGCCGGTCCCGCCGACGGGAAGATATGCTCCGCCGGCATCGCGGGCTTCAGCTCGCTGGACAAGGCGACCAAGCCCGGCGGCGGCGCCTGGCCCACCACGAAGGTATCGGCCGGTCAGAACTACAGCTTCCGCTGGCAGTTCACGGCCCGGCACCGCACCACCGACTTCAAGTACTACATCACCAAGCAGGGCTGGAACGAGGGCCAGCCGGTGACGCGGGCGGCGCTCGACACCCAGCCGTTCCTCAACGTCCCCTACGGCGGTCAGCAGCCGCCCGCGACCCTGTCGCACAGCGGCACGATCCCCGGCGGCCGCAGCGGCCACCACGTGATCGTGGCCGTGTGGACCGTCCACGACACGGGGAACGCGTTCTACGCCTGCTCGGACGTCCAGTTCTGA
- a CDS encoding AMP-binding protein — protein MTSEPETVAELVLARWGDHRPGLRFEDRELSHHQVAAAAAARAALLRDLLDGCAARHVGVLLDNTPEYPLWLSAAALAGAAVAGINPTRRGAELARDILHTDCRLLVTERAHLPLLTGLDLPGVRVLVTDTPDYDALLAPYRGAAPEPSPDATPAARLLLYFTSGSTGAPKAAVCSQRRLAAAGHSLVRHFGVRPDDVHYVCMPMFHGNAVIADWAPALAAGAGVALRRRFSASGFLPDVRRFGATYFTYVGRAVQYLLATPARPDDRDHSLRLGFGTEAGAVDARRFEERFGARLVEGYGSSEGGAAIQRSPGTPDGAIGRAAPGDDLAVLDPGTGEECAAAEFGPGGRLLNGDAAIGELVNRGRSAFEGYWRNAEADAERVREKGWYWTGDLFYRDAAGYLYFAGRADDRLRVDSENLAAAVIEAILARWEPVVAVAVYAVPDPVAGDQVMAALALREGVSFDPLAFSEFLLAQGDLGTKMAPRFVRVLSRLPVTATHKVARAALRGEGFRRAGPGELWWRPRGSGAYREFTVGDAEGVVGEFRERGREGLLGEG, from the coding sequence ATGACGTCCGAACCCGAAACGGTCGCGGAACTCGTCCTCGCCCGCTGGGGCGACCACCGCCCCGGGCTCCGCTTCGAGGACCGGGAGCTCAGCCACCACCAGGTGGCCGCGGCCGCGGCGGCGCGGGCCGCGCTGCTGCGGGACCTCCTGGACGGGTGCGCGGCCCGGCACGTCGGCGTCCTGCTCGACAACACCCCCGAGTACCCGCTGTGGCTGAGCGCCGCCGCGCTCGCCGGCGCGGCCGTCGCCGGGATCAACCCGACCCGGCGCGGCGCCGAACTCGCCCGCGACATCCTGCACACCGACTGCCGACTGCTCGTGACCGAGCGGGCCCACCTGCCCCTGCTCACCGGACTCGACCTGCCCGGCGTACGCGTCCTGGTCACGGACACACCCGACTACGACGCACTCCTCGCGCCCTACCGCGGCGCCGCACCCGAGCCCTCCCCGGACGCCACCCCCGCCGCCCGACTGCTCCTCTACTTCACCTCCGGGTCGACCGGCGCCCCGAAGGCGGCCGTGTGCAGCCAGCGGCGCCTCGCGGCCGCAGGGCACTCCCTCGTCCGGCACTTCGGCGTGCGGCCCGACGACGTCCACTACGTCTGCATGCCCATGTTCCACGGCAACGCCGTCATCGCCGACTGGGCGCCCGCGCTCGCCGCGGGCGCCGGGGTCGCGCTGCGGCGGCGCTTCTCCGCGTCCGGGTTCCTGCCGGACGTACGGCGGTTCGGCGCCACCTACTTCACCTACGTGGGCCGTGCCGTGCAGTACCTCCTCGCCACCCCCGCTCGCCCCGACGACCGCGACCACTCACTGCGCCTCGGCTTCGGCACCGAGGCCGGGGCGGTGGACGCGCGGCGCTTCGAGGAGCGGTTCGGGGCACGGCTCGTCGAGGGCTACGGGTCGTCGGAGGGCGGGGCCGCGATCCAGCGCTCGCCCGGCACCCCCGACGGGGCCATCGGGCGGGCCGCGCCCGGCGACGACCTCGCCGTCCTCGACCCCGGCACCGGCGAGGAGTGCGCGGCGGCCGAGTTCGGGCCCGGCGGTCGGCTGCTCAACGGGGACGCGGCGATCGGTGAGTTGGTCAACCGGGGGCGCAGTGCCTTCGAGGGCTACTGGCGCAACGCCGAGGCCGACGCGGAGCGGGTCCGGGAGAAGGGCTGGTACTGGACCGGGGACCTCTTCTACCGCGACGCGGCCGGGTACCTCTACTTCGCCGGGCGCGCGGACGACCGGCTGCGGGTCGACAGCGAGAACCTGGCGGCCGCGGTGATCGAGGCGATCCTCGCCCGGTGGGAGCCGGTGGTGGCCGTCGCCGTGTACGCCGTGCCGGACCCCGTCGCCGGAGACCAGGTCATGGCCGCGCTCGCCCTGCGGGAAGGGGTGTCCTTCGATCCGCTCGCCTTCTCCGAGTTCCTGCTGGCGCAAGGGGATCTGGGGACGAAGATGGCGCCTCGTTTCGTGCGGGTGCTGTCACGGTTGCCCGTGACCGCCACGCACAAGGTGGCGCGGGCGGCTTTGCGCGGGGAGGGGTTCCGTCGCGCGGGGCCGGGGGAGTTGTGGTGGCGGCCCCGGGGGAGCGGGGCCTATCGGGAGTTCACGGTGGGGGATGCGGAAGGGGTGGTGGGGGAGTTTCGGGAGAGGGGGAGGGAGGGGTTGTTGGGTGAGGGGTGA
- a CDS encoding sensor histidine kinase: protein MRRESVWADLRNARQYPRSTAPWRAAAYVTGGALLGAPLLVALATTLATGLVLSVALVGLPLLAALAFVGLPVAALERRRLRLVDPALAPSPHRAPDAPGLTAWIRLRAREQATWRELAYAALMAFVLWPLDLLVAACALALPLLLAGAPAHLALTGGPADGGVRPAKLWLVESYPAACGTAALGLVLLVVLLYPLGAYAAARAALARLLLAPREAETRARLAEVTRSRARLVTAFEAERRRVERDLHDGAQQRLVALSMTLGLARLDAEPDSPLAARLATAHSEADAVLAELRELIRGIHPQVLADYGLSAAIEDAADRSPVPVDVDTGAGTDTGTRLPRLPEPVESAAYFAVREALTNVAKHSGATRASVQARHARGALRLTVRDDGTGGADPALGSGLTGLADRLAVLDGTLTVTSPPGGPTVLTLEIPCTPRPPSAPVPTE, encoded by the coding sequence ATGCGACGGGAGAGTGTGTGGGCCGACCTGAGGAACGCCCGACAGTACCCGCGGTCCACCGCGCCCTGGCGGGCGGCCGCCTACGTGACCGGCGGCGCCCTCCTCGGCGCCCCCTTGCTGGTGGCACTCGCGACGACCCTGGCCACAGGCCTCGTCCTGAGCGTGGCCCTCGTGGGCCTCCCCCTCCTCGCCGCCCTGGCCTTCGTGGGCCTCCCCGTCGCCGCCCTGGAACGCCGCAGGCTCCGCCTCGTCGACCCGGCGCTCGCGCCGAGCCCGCACCGCGCCCCGGACGCCCCCGGCCTCACCGCCTGGATCCGGCTGCGCGCCCGCGAACAAGCCACGTGGCGCGAGCTCGCGTACGCCGCCCTGATGGCGTTCGTCCTGTGGCCCCTCGACCTCCTGGTCGCCGCCTGCGCCCTCGCCCTGCCGCTCCTCCTCGCCGGAGCCCCCGCCCACCTCGCCCTCACCGGAGGGCCCGCCGACGGCGGCGTACGACCCGCCAAGCTCTGGCTGGTCGAGAGCTACCCGGCGGCCTGCGGCACCGCCGCCCTCGGCCTCGTCCTGCTCGTCGTCCTGCTGTACCCCCTCGGCGCGTACGCCGCCGCCCGCGCCGCCCTCGCCCGGCTCCTGCTCGCCCCGCGCGAGGCGGAGACCCGGGCCCGGCTCGCCGAGGTGACCCGCTCCCGGGCCCGTCTCGTCACCGCCTTCGAGGCCGAACGCCGCCGCGTCGAGCGGGACCTGCACGACGGCGCGCAGCAGCGCCTGGTCGCCCTCAGCATGACCCTCGGCCTCGCCCGCCTCGACGCCGAGCCGGACAGCCCGCTCGCCGCCCGCCTCGCCACCGCCCACAGCGAGGCCGACGCCGTCCTCGCCGAACTGCGCGAACTCATCCGCGGCATCCACCCGCAGGTCCTCGCCGACTACGGCCTGTCCGCCGCGATCGAGGACGCCGCCGATCGCTCACCCGTCCCCGTGGACGTGGACACGGGCGCAGGCACCGACACCGGCACCCGGCTGCCCCGGCTCCCCGAACCCGTCGAGTCCGCCGCCTACTTCGCCGTCCGCGAAGCCCTCACCAACGTCGCCAAGCACAGCGGCGCCACCCGCGCCTCCGTCCAAGCCCGTCACGCCCGCGGCGCCCTGCGCCTGACCGTGCGCGACGACGGCACCGGCGGCGCCGACCCCGCCCTGGGCTCCGGCCTCACCGGGCTCGCCGACCGCCTCGCCGTCCTCGATGGCACACTGACGGTCACCAGCCCGCCCGGTGGCCCCACCGTCCTGACCCTGGAGATCCCGTGCACCCCGCGCCCACCGAGCGCCCCCGTACCCACCGAGTAG
- a CDS encoding response regulator: MHPAPTERPRTHRVVLAEDSVLLREGLVGVLGRFGHEVVAAVGDADALRAAVATYEPDVVVTDVRMPPGFQDEGLRAAIDLRAGRPGLPVLVLSQYVQRSYAAELLDTGDGGGVGYLLKDRVGQVEQFVDAFTRVAAGGTVVDPEVVRQLLRRRRDPLERLTPREREVLGLVAEGRSNAAIAAELVVTEAAVGKHVGNILAKLDLPVTDATHRRVLAVLAYLRA; encoded by the coding sequence GTGCACCCCGCGCCCACCGAGCGCCCCCGTACCCACCGAGTAGTCCTCGCCGAGGACAGCGTGCTGCTGCGCGAGGGCCTGGTGGGCGTGCTCGGCCGGTTCGGGCACGAGGTGGTCGCCGCGGTCGGCGACGCGGACGCGCTGCGGGCGGCCGTGGCCACGTACGAACCGGACGTCGTCGTCACCGACGTGCGGATGCCGCCGGGCTTCCAGGACGAGGGGCTGCGCGCCGCGATCGACCTGCGCGCCGGGCGTCCCGGCCTGCCGGTGCTCGTCCTCAGCCAGTACGTCCAGCGGTCGTACGCCGCCGAGTTGCTGGACACCGGGGACGGCGGCGGCGTCGGCTACCTCCTCAAGGACCGGGTGGGGCAGGTCGAGCAGTTCGTCGACGCGTTCACGCGGGTCGCCGCGGGCGGCACCGTCGTGGACCCCGAGGTCGTACGCCAGTTGCTGCGGCGCAGACGCGATCCGCTGGAGCGGCTCACCCCGCGCGAGCGCGAGGTGCTCGGCCTCGTCGCCGAGGGCCGCTCCAACGCGGCCATCGCCGCCGAACTCGTCGTCACGGAGGCGGCGGTGGGCAAGCACGTCGGCAACATCCTCGCCAAGCTCGACCTGCCCGTCACCGACGCCACCCACCGCCGGGTGCTCGCCGTCCTCGCCTACCTGCGGGCGTGA
- a CDS encoding endo alpha-1,4 polygalactosaminidase gives MPRTPRPTHLALALTAALALLTGCSTTDRNTDRDTDRPADRSTGTTGKTPRPPRADAPFDYQLGGPYTPPDGVRAVSRDRSANPAPGRYNICYVNAFQAQPGKKAAAWWDEEHPDLILRDDDGDPVIDEDWDEPLLDISTAAKRERLLGIVGEWIDGCARSGFDAVEPDNLDSYARSDDRLDPADATAFARLLVRRAHDRGLAIAQKNTAELLGKGIGFDFAVVEECGQYDECEPFSSAYDGRVFDIEYETKGYDAACRRWGKDLSITLRDRDVLPAGEKGHVFRRC, from the coding sequence ATGCCCCGCACGCCCCGCCCCACCCACCTGGCCCTCGCCCTGACCGCCGCCCTCGCGCTGCTCACCGGCTGCTCCACCACCGACAGGAACACCGACCGCGACACGGACCGGCCCGCCGACCGCTCCACGGGCACCACCGGGAAGACCCCCCGCCCGCCCCGGGCCGACGCCCCCTTCGACTACCAACTGGGCGGCCCCTACACACCCCCGGACGGCGTCCGCGCCGTCTCCCGCGACCGCTCCGCGAACCCCGCCCCCGGCCGCTACAACATCTGCTACGTCAACGCCTTCCAGGCCCAGCCCGGCAAGAAGGCCGCCGCCTGGTGGGACGAGGAGCACCCCGACCTGATCCTGCGCGACGACGACGGCGACCCGGTGATCGACGAGGACTGGGACGAACCGCTGCTCGACATCTCCACCGCCGCCAAGCGGGAGCGGCTGCTCGGCATCGTCGGCGAGTGGATCGACGGCTGCGCGCGCTCCGGCTTCGACGCGGTCGAGCCGGACAACCTCGACTCCTACGCCCGCTCCGACGACCGGCTCGACCCGGCCGACGCGACGGCGTTCGCCCGGCTCCTCGTCCGCCGGGCGCACGACCGGGGGCTCGCCATCGCGCAGAAGAACACCGCCGAACTCCTCGGCAAGGGCATCGGGTTCGACTTCGCGGTGGTCGAGGAGTGCGGGCAGTACGACGAGTGCGAGCCGTTCTCGTCCGCGTACGACGGGAGGGTCTTCGACATCGAGTACGAGACGAAGGGGTACGACGCCGCGTGCCGCCGCTGGGGCAAGGATCTCTCGATCACCCTGCGGGACCGGGACGTGCTCCCCGCCGGGGAGAAGGGCCACGTGTTCCGGCGGTGCTGA
- a CDS encoding thioesterase II family protein, translating to MVWTQAVEARPFAAGRLVCFPHAGGSPYFYRSWGKALTDVEVHTVCYPGRADRIAEPPATDLKAMARDLAEELRPLPDGRPTAFFGHSMGAFVAYEVARIWQADGAEVSHFFASAARAPHTATGTPQRAAEVDDAAVLRTLAQLGGTDAELLENPVFLELVMPYVGADFRMVAGYAGSPEALLDCPVTVLRGEADTRVSPAEAAAWREQTRGPFALHTLTGGHFYLTDEPPLGIIEDALRAS from the coding sequence ATGGTGTGGACGCAAGCAGTCGAGGCGCGGCCCTTCGCGGCGGGCCGCCTGGTGTGCTTCCCGCACGCCGGGGGCTCGCCGTACTTCTACCGCTCGTGGGGCAAGGCGCTCACGGACGTGGAGGTCCACACGGTCTGCTATCCGGGCCGTGCCGACCGCATCGCCGAACCGCCCGCCACGGATCTGAAGGCCATGGCCCGCGACCTCGCCGAGGAGCTGCGCCCGCTGCCCGACGGGCGGCCCACGGCGTTCTTCGGGCACAGCATGGGCGCGTTCGTGGCGTACGAGGTGGCCAGGATCTGGCAGGCCGACGGCGCGGAGGTGAGCCACTTCTTCGCGTCGGCGGCCCGCGCCCCGCACACGGCGACCGGCACCCCGCAGCGCGCCGCCGAGGTGGACGACGCGGCGGTCCTGCGCACCCTCGCCCAGCTGGGCGGCACGGACGCGGAGCTCCTGGAGAACCCGGTGTTCCTGGAGCTCGTGATGCCCTACGTGGGCGCGGACTTCCGGATGGTCGCGGGGTACGCGGGCAGCCCCGAAGCGCTCCTCGACTGCCCCGTCACGGTGCTCCGCGGCGAGGCGGACACCCGGGTGAGCCCCGCGGAGGCCGCCGCCTGGCGGGAGCAGACCCGGGGCCCGTTCGCGCTGCACACCCTCACCGGCGGGCACTTCTATCTGACGGACGAGCCGCCGCTGGGGATCATCGAGGACGCCCTGCGCGCGAGCTGA
- a CDS encoding IclR family transcriptional regulator: MAVQRESTTAHQLVQNALRVLEIVARRGTGVTEDELARRTTVPAAQLAALLRMLRREGYVEQITDGAYVTGVSLTRLGSAHDRSLALHDKLRHTLGGLRDSIGAAVYVSRYVDGEIRVTDFADGPRTPKVNEWVDFRVSAHASAVGKSLLGQLDLDARRDHLSRHKMARLTSRTITSERVLLNNLDAQAATVPVLDLQEYAVGTVCAAVPITAGATVGSLALSLPVEHAHRLREAAETLNRKAAPVLLSLAI, encoded by the coding sequence GTGGCGGTGCAGCGCGAGTCGACGACGGCCCACCAGTTGGTGCAGAACGCCCTGCGGGTGCTCGAGATCGTCGCGCGCCGGGGCACCGGTGTCACCGAGGACGAGCTGGCCCGGCGCACCACCGTGCCCGCCGCGCAGCTCGCCGCCCTCCTGCGCATGCTGCGCCGCGAGGGATACGTCGAGCAGATCACCGACGGGGCGTACGTCACGGGCGTCTCGCTCACCCGCCTCGGCTCCGCCCACGACCGCAGCCTCGCGCTGCACGACAAGCTCCGGCACACCCTCGGCGGCCTGCGCGACTCCATCGGCGCCGCGGTCTACGTCAGCCGGTACGTGGACGGCGAGATCCGGGTCACCGACTTCGCCGACGGCCCGCGCACGCCGAAGGTCAACGAGTGGGTGGACTTCCGGGTCTCCGCGCACGCCAGCGCCGTCGGCAAGAGCCTGCTCGGCCAGCTCGACCTGGACGCCCGCAGGGACCACCTGTCCCGGCACAAGATGGCCCGCCTGACCTCGCGCACCATCACCAGCGAGCGCGTCCTGCTCAACAACCTCGACGCCCAGGCCGCCACGGTCCCCGTCCTCGACCTCCAGGAGTACGCGGTCGGCACGGTGTGCGCCGCCGTCCCCATCACCGCGGGCGCCACGGTCGGCTCCCTCGCCCTCTCCCTGCCCGTCGAGCACGCCCACCGCCTCCGCGAAGCCGCGGAAACCCTGAACCGCAAGGCCGCCCCGGTCCTGCTGTCCCTCGCGATCTAG
- the ehuA gene encoding ectoine/hydroxyectoine ABC transporter ATP-binding protein EhuA, translated as MSADTNLTKDQPNPAVDGSELIRFDKVVKRFGSHTVLDELDFSVASGKHVTLIGPSGSGKTTILRLLMTLLKPDEGTIKVGGEYLTHEEKNGKLVPAGEKHVREVRKNIGMVFQQFNLFPNMKVLRNITEAPVTVLGLSKDEAEQRARDLLDMVGLGDRCDAYPTQLSGGQQQRVAIARALAMRPQVLLLDEVTSALDPELVAGVLDVLRDIAHTTDITMLCVTHEMNFARDISDQVLMFDAGRVIESGPPEKIFTEPEHERTRGFLSAVL; from the coding sequence TTGTCCGCTGACACCAACCTCACCAAAGACCAGCCGAACCCGGCGGTGGACGGCAGCGAGCTGATCCGCTTCGACAAGGTCGTCAAGCGCTTCGGGTCCCACACGGTCCTGGACGAGCTGGACTTCTCCGTCGCCTCCGGCAAGCACGTCACGCTGATCGGCCCGTCCGGCTCCGGCAAGACGACGATCCTGCGCCTCCTGATGACCCTGCTCAAGCCGGACGAGGGCACGATCAAGGTCGGCGGGGAGTACCTGACGCACGAGGAGAAGAACGGCAAGCTCGTTCCGGCCGGCGAGAAGCACGTGCGCGAGGTCCGCAAGAACATCGGCATGGTCTTCCAGCAGTTCAACCTGTTCCCGAACATGAAGGTGCTCCGCAACATCACCGAGGCGCCCGTCACCGTGCTCGGCCTGTCCAAGGACGAGGCGGAGCAGCGGGCCCGCGACCTGCTCGACATGGTCGGCCTCGGCGACCGCTGCGACGCCTACCCCACGCAGCTCTCCGGCGGCCAGCAGCAGCGCGTCGCGATCGCCCGCGCCCTCGCGATGCGGCCGCAGGTGCTCCTCCTGGACGAGGTGACGTCCGCGCTCGACCCGGAGCTGGTGGCGGGCGTCCTCGACGTCCTGCGCGACATCGCGCACACCACCGACATCACGATGCTGTGCGTGACCCACGAGATGAACTTCGCCCGGGACATCTCCGACCAGGTCCTGATGTTCGACGCGGGCCGGGTGATCGAGTCCGGGCCGCCGGAGAAGATCTTCACCGAGCCCGAGCACGAGCGGACGCGGGGATTCCTGTCGGCGGTCCTCTGA
- the ehuD gene encoding ectoine/hydroxyectoine ABC transporter permease subunit EhuD, whose amino-acid sequence MNDGTDKWDWGAVSDFMPHFWDGLLVTLQVLALGSLISFGVGLVWALAFRAPTRFIRWPVGIVTEFIRNTPLLVQLFFLYFVLPEWDIQYSAMTTGTIAIGLHYSTYTAQVYRAGIEAVPVGQWEAAKALSLSYTRTWTAVILPQAIRRVIPALGNYVIAMLKDTPLLASIGVLELLQRSRLEAAQTFQYTEALTVVGVAFILIAYPSSLLLRALERRLVR is encoded by the coding sequence ATGAACGACGGTACGGACAAGTGGGACTGGGGCGCCGTCTCCGATTTCATGCCGCACTTCTGGGACGGGCTGCTCGTCACCCTCCAGGTGCTCGCCCTCGGCTCGCTGATCTCCTTCGGGGTCGGTCTCGTCTGGGCGCTCGCGTTCCGGGCGCCGACGCGGTTCATCCGCTGGCCGGTCGGGATCGTCACCGAGTTCATCCGCAACACCCCGCTCCTGGTGCAGCTCTTCTTCCTGTACTTCGTGCTGCCGGAGTGGGACATCCAGTACTCCGCGATGACCACCGGCACCATCGCGATCGGCCTGCACTACTCGACGTACACCGCGCAGGTCTACCGCGCGGGCATCGAGGCCGTGCCCGTCGGCCAGTGGGAGGCGGCCAAGGCGCTCAGCCTGTCGTACACGCGCACCTGGACCGCGGTGATCCTGCCGCAGGCGATCCGGCGCGTGATCCCCGCGCTCGGCAACTACGTCATCGCGATGCTCAAGGACACCCCGCTGCTCGCCAGCATCGGCGTCCTGGAGCTCCTGCAGCGCTCGCGCCTCGAGGCCGCGCAGACCTTCCAGTACACCGAGGCACTGACCGTCGTCGGTGTCGCCTTCATCCTCATCGCCTACCCGTCCTCCCTCCTCCTGCGAGCCCTGGAGCGCCGTCTTGTCCGCTGA